The following are encoded in a window of Salinibacter ruber DSM 13855 genomic DNA:
- a CDS encoding ABC transporter ATP-binding protein has translation MAHLEVSRVTKRYGNTVAVDDVSFSAEPGRILGLLGPNGAGKTSTIRMITYIAVPDAGAVRYDGRTVGPWSQQRMGYLPEESGLYKRLGVKEQLVYLGTLKGLSRATAADRADYWLDRFDATDWADMTTEELSKGMQQKIQFIATLLHDPSLLIFDEPFSGLDPINADLLRDIILELRRDDRTILFASHRMEQVEQLCDDICLMAEGDVVLQGPLRDVKAQFGQNTLVLEFDGDDAFIDELVTAGQVRVNTRSAHRAELTLADGTDARQVLNRALDRTDELYRYERVAPPLNEIFVEVVGEAEAQRMREEAAAGAA, from the coding sequence ATGGCACACCTTGAGGTGTCCCGCGTGACGAAGCGCTACGGCAATACCGTGGCGGTCGACGATGTGTCGTTCTCGGCCGAGCCCGGCCGCATCCTCGGCCTCCTGGGGCCCAACGGGGCCGGCAAAACCTCGACGATCCGGATGATCACCTACATTGCCGTGCCCGACGCCGGCGCGGTCCGCTACGACGGGCGCACCGTCGGGCCCTGGAGCCAACAGCGGATGGGCTACCTGCCGGAGGAGTCGGGCCTCTACAAGCGCCTCGGGGTGAAGGAGCAGCTTGTCTATCTCGGCACGCTCAAGGGCCTCTCGCGGGCCACGGCCGCCGACCGGGCCGACTACTGGCTCGACCGCTTCGACGCCACCGACTGGGCCGACATGACGACGGAGGAGTTGTCGAAGGGCATGCAGCAGAAAATCCAGTTCATTGCGACACTGCTGCACGACCCGTCCCTCCTCATTTTCGACGAGCCCTTCAGCGGCCTCGACCCCATCAACGCCGACCTCCTGCGCGACATCATCCTGGAGCTGCGCCGCGACGACCGCACGATCCTGTTTGCCTCCCACCGCATGGAGCAGGTGGAGCAGCTCTGCGACGACATCTGCCTGATGGCCGAGGGGGACGTGGTGCTCCAGGGCCCGCTCCGCGACGTGAAGGCGCAGTTTGGGCAGAACACGCTCGTTCTCGAGTTCGACGGCGACGACGCCTTCATCGACGAGCTCGTGACGGCCGGACAGGTGCGCGTCAACACCCGCAGTGCCCACCGCGCCGAACTGACCCTGGCCGACGGCACCGACGCCCGGCAGGTGCTCAACCGCGCGCTCGACCGCACCGACGAGCTCTACCGCTACGAGCGCGTGGCCCCGCCGCTGAATGAGATCTTCGTCGAGGTGGTGGGGGAGGCCGAGGCCCAGCGCATGCGCGAAGAGG
- the ruvC gene encoding crossover junction endodeoxyribonuclease RuvC, translated as MIILGVDPGSRATGYGLVDPSGGDEHLVAADTIRLADTDDHPTRLKQIYDALVDVIDAHGPDEFAVEMPVYGQNPQSMLKLGRAQAAAMMAALNRDLPVAQYTPKEVKKSVTGNGNASKKQVGFMIESILSAREQTFAHDTADALAIALCHGNRDAHDDGDSYTGWASFVDANPDRVSE; from the coding sequence ATGATTATTCTTGGCGTCGACCCCGGCTCCCGCGCCACCGGCTACGGCCTCGTCGACCCCTCCGGCGGCGACGAGCATCTCGTGGCCGCCGACACCATTCGCCTCGCGGACACCGACGACCACCCCACCCGCCTGAAGCAGATCTACGACGCGCTCGTCGACGTCATCGACGCGCACGGCCCCGACGAATTTGCGGTCGAGATGCCGGTGTACGGCCAAAATCCCCAGTCCATGCTGAAGCTGGGGCGGGCCCAGGCCGCCGCGATGATGGCGGCCCTCAACCGCGACCTGCCCGTGGCCCAGTACACCCCGAAGGAGGTCAAAAAGTCCGTGACGGGCAACGGCAACGCCTCCAAGAAGCAGGTCGGGTTTATGATCGAGTCGATCCTCTCCGCCAGGGAGCAGACCTTCGCGCACGACACCGCCGATGCCCTCGCCATTGCATTGTGCCACGGCAACCGCGACGCGCACGACGACGGCGACTCCTACACCGGATGGGCCAGCTTCGTCGACGCCAATCCCGACCGTGTGTCGGAGTAG
- a CDS encoding YebC/PmpR family DNA-binding transcriptional regulator, translating to MAGHTRKWAKVKRKKQKDDRRKSKVWARLSQEIEKAAREGGGDPDANVALSQALERAREEDMAKDTIERAIKRGTGELEEEGREKVTYEGYAPHGVAVFVEGETENINRTVKDLRNLFSDHGGNLGKDGSVAYLFEQKGRFEIAADATDEMTLFEVAVEAGAEEVDETDGTYVVTTGRDAFADVGEALDEAGLPVEANALVRAPTTTVALAPDERDAVRGLIEKINDLRDVTSVYTTLEIDGTPLALGVDVASPAGH from the coding sequence ATGGCCGGACACACGCGCAAGTGGGCAAAGGTAAAACGCAAGAAGCAAAAGGACGACCGGCGCAAGTCGAAGGTGTGGGCCCGGCTGTCGCAAGAGATTGAGAAGGCCGCCCGGGAGGGCGGCGGCGACCCGGACGCCAACGTGGCCCTCTCGCAGGCCCTAGAGCGGGCCCGGGAGGAGGACATGGCGAAGGACACGATTGAGCGGGCCATCAAGCGGGGCACGGGGGAGCTGGAGGAGGAGGGCCGCGAGAAGGTGACCTACGAAGGCTACGCCCCCCACGGGGTGGCCGTCTTCGTGGAGGGGGAGACGGAGAACATCAATCGTACCGTGAAAGACCTCCGCAACCTGTTCTCCGACCACGGCGGCAACCTGGGCAAGGACGGTTCCGTCGCGTACCTGTTCGAGCAAAAGGGGCGCTTCGAGATTGCCGCCGACGCCACGGACGAGATGACGCTCTTCGAGGTCGCCGTGGAGGCCGGTGCGGAGGAGGTCGACGAGACCGACGGAACGTACGTCGTCACGACCGGGCGGGACGCCTTCGCCGACGTGGGGGAGGCCCTCGACGAGGCCGGCCTCCCCGTGGAGGCGAACGCCCTCGTGCGCGCGCCGACGACGACCGTCGCGCTGGCCCCCGACGAGCGCGACGCGGTACGGGGCCTGATCGAGAAGATCAACGACCTCCGGGACGTGACGTCCGTCTACACCACCCTGGAGATCGACGGCACCCCGCTGGCGCTCGGCGTGGACGTGGCCTCCCCCGCTGGACATTGA